The Synchiropus splendidus isolate RoL2022-P1 chromosome 1, RoL_Sspl_1.0, whole genome shotgun sequence genome includes a window with the following:
- the tmem120b gene encoding transmembrane protein 120B — MNCAAMSKPKFLSEWEEIDVEYQQLQETHKIYRQKLEELTSLQGTCSNAISKQRKCLKDLRCSLVKCSQSSDGDQLKLIADIETQIKEKENVFFDMEAYLPKKNGLYLNLVLGNVNVTLLSNQAKFAYKDEYEKFKLYLTIILMFGAITCLFFLNYRVTDEIFNFLLVWYYCTLTIRESILMTNGSRIKGWWVSHHYVSTFLSGVMLTWPEGPMYQMFRSQFLAFSIYQSFLQFLQYYYQSGCLYRLRALGERNQLDLTVEGFQSWMWRGLTFLLPFLFFGHFWQLYNSVTLFRLAGHEDCKEWQVFMLALTFLVLFLGNFLTTLKVVHQKIQKNQDKLQKKD, encoded by the exons ATGAACTGTGCCGCGATGTCTAAGCCCAAGTTTTTGTCGGAGTGGGAGGAAATTGATGTGGAATACCAGCAATTGCAG GAAACTCACAAAATCTACAGACAGAAACTGGAGGAGCTCACAAGCCTGCAGGGAACATGCAGCAACGCCATCAGTAAACAGAGAAAATGCCTCAAAGATCTACGATGCAGTTTAGTCAA GTGTTCTCAATCGAGCGATGGGGATCAACTGAAGCTCATAGCTGACATTGAAACTCAAATTAAAGAAAAGGAGAATGTTTTCTTTGATATGGAGGCATATTTACCAAAGAAAAATGG GCTATATCTAAATCTGGTCCTGGGTAATGTGAACGTCACTCTTCTCAGCAATCAGGCAAA GTTTGCGTACAAGGACGAGTATGAGAAGTTCAAGCTTTATTTAACAATTATATTAATGTTTGGAGCCATAACCTGCCTGTTCTTCCTCAACTACCG AGTTACTGACGAAATCTTCAACTTTTTGCTGGTGTGGTACTATTGCACTTTGACGATAAGGGAAAGTATCCTCATGACCAATGGTTCCCG GATTAAAGGGTGGTGGGTTTCCCACCATTACGTGTCAACGTTTCTATCCGGGGTCATGCTGACCTG GCCAGAGGGTCCCATGTATCAGATGTTCAGAAGCcagtttcttgccttttccattTATCAAA GCTTCCTCCAGTTCCTCCAGTATTACTACCAGAGCGGCTGCTTGTACAGGCTGCGAGCTTTAGGAGAGCGGAATCAGCTGGACCTCACAGTGG agGGTTTCCAGTCTTGGATGTGGAGAGGCCTTACTTTTCTTCTGCCATTCCTCTTTTTTGGCCAT TTTTGGCAGCTGTATAATTCAGTGACCCTGTTTCGCTTGGCTGGACATGAGGACTGCAAAGAGTGGCAG GTGTTCATGCTGGCATTGACGTTTCTGGTCCTGTTCCTGGGAAATTTCCTCACCACGTTAAAAGTAGTCCACCAAAAAATCCAGAAGAATCAGGACAAGTTGCAGAAAAAGGACTGA
- the rhof gene encoding rho-related GTP-binding protein RhoF isoform X2 has protein sequence MSGCGSALHPETGIIITVNAAASFSTKHPSEPVRFALPGQEDYDRLRPLSYVEANLILVCFDVTNPTSFDNVMIKWHPEVRHFCRDIPVILIGCKTDLRKDKECTRKLKAMNQSPVTYAQGVEAQRQMNAQLYLECSAKYQENVENVFKEATKTTLAFQRKRRRHKRRKKCVIL, from the exons ATGtcaggatgtggttcagctctTCACCCAGAGACTGGTATCATCATCACAGTCAACGCTGCAGCATCTTTTTCAACAAAACATCCGTCTGAGCCTGTGCGTTTTGCCCTCCCAGGTCAGGAGGACTATGACCGATTGCGGCCGCTTTCATACGTGGAGGCCAACTTGATCTTAGTTTGTTTTGACGTCACCAACCCCACCAGCTTCGACAACGTCATGATAAAG TGGCATCCAGAGGTGCGGCACTTTTGCCGGGATATTCCCGTCATCCTGATTGGCTGCAAGACTGACCTGAGGAAGGACAAGGAGTGCACTCGGAAGCTGAAGGCCATGAATCAGAGTCCCGTCACATACGCTCAG GGCGTGGAGGCACAGCGGCAGATGAATGCACAACTCTACCTGGAATGTTCGGCCAAGTATCAGGAGAACGTGGAGAACGTTTTCAAAGAGGCCACCAAGACGACGCTGGCCTTCcagaggaaaaggaggaggcACAAGCGGAGGAAAAAGTGTGTGATTCTGTAA
- the LOC128749167 gene encoding MORN repeat-containing protein 3-like, whose amino-acid sequence MPFLKTLKTNPPRSTLLNIKTWKSGLRHTVFSLNGDEYKGEWLNNKRHGHGTQVWKESGAIYKGEWKFGKRDGFGTYSIPTAGKAYEKQYFGYWQHGKKHGHGTFYYSNGAFYEGNWREDQRSGHGTLYRESYIYEGQWQKDKFHGHGIMLLANGNRYEGSWEEGEKNGHGKFFYADAGLVYEGYWLNGVPKCGTIVADPNYSAPSPLKFSFPEVKLADATKVLQEAKSVLMTADKQDRLNSELLNIEGAQH is encoded by the exons ATGCCTTTCCTTAAAACGTTGAAAACAAACCCACCGCGCTCCACACTTTTGAATATCAAAACGTGGAAGTCTGGGTTGCGTCACACTGTTTTCTCTCTAAATGGAGACGAATACAAAGGAGAGTGGCTGAACAACAAGCGACATG GGCATGGAACTCAGGTGTGGAAAGAATCCGGTGCCATCTATAAGGGAGAGTGGAAGTTTGGAAAACGTGATGGATTTGGCACTTACAGTATACCAACTGCAGGAAAGGCCTATGAAAAACAGTACTTTGGTTACTGGCAACATGGGAAGAAGCAC ggacATGGCACATTTTATTACAGCAATGGGGCGTTTTATGAAGGAAACTGGAGGGAAGACCAACGCAGTGGCCACGGAACACTGTACAGGGAGAGCTATATCTACGAGGGACAGTGGCAGAAAGACAAGTTTCATGGACACGGAATCATGCTTTTAG CAAATGGCAACCGCTATGAAGGGTCCTgggaagagggagagaaaaatggACATGGCAAGTTCTTCTATGCTGACGCAGGCCTGGTTTATGAGGGATACTGGCTGAACGGAGTGCCAAAGTGTGGCACCATAGTCGCTGATCCAAACTATTCTGCACCATCTCCATTAAAGTTCTCGTTTCCAGAG GTTAAACTGGCAGATGCAACTAAGGTTTTACAAGAAGCCAAGTCCGTCTTGATGACAGCTGACAAGCAAGACCGTCTCAACTCTGAGCTATTGAACATAGAAGGAGCGCAGCATTAG
- the rhof gene encoding rho-related GTP-binding protein RhoF isoform X1, translated as MTLNGSAKINELKIVIVGDGGCGKTSLLMVYAKGDFPEKYAPSVFEKYVTSISVEGKVIRLNLYDTAGQEDYDRLRPLSYVEANLILVCFDVTNPTSFDNVMIKWHPEVRHFCRDIPVILIGCKTDLRKDKECTRKLKAMNQSPVTYAQGVEAQRQMNAQLYLECSAKYQENVENVFKEATKTTLAFQRKRRRHKRRKKCVIL; from the exons ATGACCCTAAATGGAAGTGCTAAAATAAATGAGCTTAAAATTGTGATAGTGGGAGATGGAGGCTGTGGGAAGACATCTCTGCTGATGGTTTATGCCAAGGGAGACTTTCCAGAG AAATATGCTCCGTCTGTGTTTGAGAAATATGTCACCTCCATCTCTGTGGAAGGAAAAGTCATACGACTAAACCTGTATGACACTGCTG GTCAGGAGGACTATGACCGATTGCGGCCGCTTTCATACGTGGAGGCCAACTTGATCTTAGTTTGTTTTGACGTCACCAACCCCACCAGCTTCGACAACGTCATGATAAAG TGGCATCCAGAGGTGCGGCACTTTTGCCGGGATATTCCCGTCATCCTGATTGGCTGCAAGACTGACCTGAGGAAGGACAAGGAGTGCACTCGGAAGCTGAAGGCCATGAATCAGAGTCCCGTCACATACGCTCAG GGCGTGGAGGCACAGCGGCAGATGAATGCACAACTCTACCTGGAATGTTCGGCCAAGTATCAGGAGAACGTGGAGAACGTTTTCAAAGAGGCCACCAAGACGACGCTGGCCTTCcagaggaaaaggaggaggcACAAGCGGAGGAAAAAGTGTGTGATTCTGTAA